The stretch of DNA actACGTGTACCGCCCAAAGCCAGAGGTCAGCGTCTTTCTGCGCGCGCTGTGCACGGGGTCCTACGGACACGAGCGCGGCACGCAGCCGTCAGGGCAGCACAACGTGCCGTTGATGCCGGATCGTGCAGCGCTGTCTTGCCCGATGGACGCGCGCGACCCCGTGCATGTCATGGCAAAGTTGCTCGAGCTCGGCTTCGATGATGAACTTGTGCTCCTGAGCTATGCCGCCAGCAGTGCGGACGTGGTGGCATACCTTTATGGGCAGCCGCTTCCCTCACTACAGAGGCCCTCACGAGCGCGATCGCTGGCACCATTCGCACGCATGTGCCCGTCGTCAGCGggcgcgccgccagcgtTGCACGAGAGCATTATCGACGTGGAGGTGCGCAGGGTGACCAAGCGCCAGCTGCTCTCGCAATACCGCTATGTCTTCCAACTCTTGAACGAAGCGGTGCCGGTACGTACGTGAAGGGCCTCCCtacgtatgtgtgtgtgtgtgtgtgtgtgtgtgtgtgtgggtgtgtctgtgtgtgtgggtgtgtgtgtgggtgtgtctgtgtgtgggtgtgggtgtgtgtgtgttcttttcatgggggaagaggggggagggagggcgacgGACTCGGCCGAACTAGCGCAGCGAGTTTATGCCAAGAgggccctcctcctcgcccgtGGGCCcgccttctcttcttctcccaccatcccccgcctccctcacccGCACTCATGCGCAGCGAAGGACGTCGCATGTAACCGGTGTGCCGTAGACCCGCATCGTCGAAACGCCTCCAAAACGGTAGCAGAAGAACGCCTGAAGGCGCTCGCGCACAGCCACAAGCGTACGTaatcgcacacacgctcgtACCCACCCAACCCCAAACCCCCGAACACACATACATTCCCTTGCCAAGGAGGCGCCGCTACGCAAGATGCACTGTGCCTCTTACGCCTCCACTGacttcttccctctttctctctccgctcGCACTGCGTCACGCTCCTTCTTGTTGCGGCTGTGTGGGTTCGCTCATTCTCGGCGTCTtgtcccccttccctcgtggcatcatcgtcgtcgtcgtctcccCGCCACCGTCCACGCTGCACATGCACGCTCCACAGCACACTTCGCCTTCCGAGCTGtctccctcactccctctctGTAACCCTAACTGTCgttgcggctgccgctctgcATTCTTTCCGGCAACCTCTCCTGCGGTTCACTGCCAGCGTTGCTCCTACCTGTGGCACTCCGCTCCTCTGGCtcctcacacgcacacacatcctCATCCGCACTCTCTCAGTCTCCTTTATCAACCGCTGGAGCTCAGCGCATTTGCTTTttcggccgccgctgcacctcctcgcatctccctcttccctcgcCCCGCGCGCACCGACTCCTCTCTGCATTCTGCACAGACGTGCCAAGGAGCTCTCCCGTGTGTATCGTCGCCCGCCGCCCTTCCCAAGTGCTCGATGGGTGATCATGACGTCGCTCTCTGCCAAGTCAGCCACTACAACCATGCGAATTACTGGGACttcgtgccgctgccaacGGTCACCGATGACACGGGATGCGAAAGTCTGCGTCATAACAGCGATTCCGAAAGGATAAGaatggcgccgccgccgtccgcaTCGAAGGCGGGCGCGGCCGAGGAGCGCCTGCCCCCCTGCGAGAGGCGTCTATTGGATCAGTACCACATCCACCTCCAACCCGCCAACCGCAACCCGCTGAGCCGAGCCGATTCCGCTGCTGGTCgaaaggaggcggcggagacCCCCGCGCAGGTGCAGATGATGGcttgtgttgctgctgcggactCGACTGCGGATCAGCACGCCCCTGTTGCAGCCACTCAGGACCTCGTGGACCTCTTCTTTCTTGAGGGCAGCCAGGCCGTCGACGGTCTGTGCTTCTCGCCCTACCCCATCTACGGCTGGCGCACGGCCGAAGAGCGCCGGGCTGCCGTTTGTGAGGTGTTCAAGGCGTACAACGTGGTCACGCGCCTGCCCGCCTCGCCGGCTGCCCtggccgccgcgcagcgccgcgacagCCGCCACCAACACTCCGCCATCGCCCCCATCAACAAGAGCGTGATCGAGACGCGTGAACAGTACTGGCGCCGCCTGTCGAACCTGTACATCCAGAAGGGTGTAAaagatgctgctgctgccgccgacgctgcgaCTACGACGGCGACGAACGGTGCCGTCCCCGCTGCCCCCGCCTACGAACCCGAGGATCCGTTCTACATCATCGACCTCGGCCGTGTTGTGGAGCAGATGGCGCGCTGGCGTCACGAGCTGCCGATGGTGCGCCCTTACTTTGCCGTGAAAAGCAACCCGCAACCGGCTGTTTTGGAGGTGCTCAGCGCCCTCGGCGCCGGCTTCGACTGCGCGTCCAAGGAAGAAATACATATGGTGCTAGGTCGCCACCTCGTGGCGTCGCCGGACGACATCATCTTCGCCAACCCGTGCAAGCAGCTCGGCGACCTGTGTGAGGCGCAGGCGTGCGGCGTCACCTACGTGACGGTGGACAACCCGCTGGAGATGGAAAAGATCGGTCGCCTGATGCCCTCCGCCCACGTGATCATCCGCATCAAGACGAACGACAGCAAGGCCCAGTGCTGCTTCTCCACCAAGTTCGGTGCCCCCCTTGAAGATGTCGATGGCCTACTGAAGGTGGCCCGCCAGCTCAACGTCGCCGTGTGCGGCGTCAGCTTTcacgtcggcagcggcaacgacgaCCAGTCTGCGTACCTGTCCGCGGTACGCGACGCCTACCACGTCTTCCAGCAGGCAGCCCAGTACGGCTTCAAGTGCACCCTCCTCgacatcggcggcggcttccCGGGCACAGAGGTCGTCCAGGGCAGCGGCAATACCTCTTTCGAGATCATCGCCCGCACTATTCGACCGGTACTGGCGGAGCtcttcggcggcggtgatgtcACCATCATCAGTGAGCCCGGCCGCTACTTCACAGCTGCCTCGCACGCGCTTCTCATGAACGTATTCGCCTCCCGCACGCTGCGACTCTCCGATGTCGAGGTGAGTCGCCAAGCCTTCCAGTCCGTCGTGTCGATGGACGAGCCCGAAGAGTACCAGTACTACGTCAATGACGGCCTCTACCACAGCTTCAACTGCATCCTCTATGATCACGCCCACCCAACGCTTCTCCTGCTAaacgacggtgacggcgctgacggagtgAAGagtggcacggcggcggcagcggtgtgcagcgaggaggagggcgggaTGTCGCTGAGCGGTCCCCTGGTGAACGACCCACTGTTCGTGTCCGCCTGGGACCGCCGTCGCAGCTTcgcgcgccgcccgctgcgcatGACAACCATCTTCGGCCCCACCTGCGATTCGATGGACTGCATCCTGAAGAAGCAGCCCTTCCCGGAGATGAAGCTGGGCGACTGGCTTCTGGTGCCAGACATGGGCAGctacaccaccgccgccgcaggctTCTTCAATGGTTTTGCGACACGCCGCCGTGAGTGGGTGAGCTCTGTGAACTTGTGCGCGAGGCCGAAGCCTGTGTATACACGTGAGGGCAACACGCTGAGGTGTATGAGCGAGTGAGCGAGGGACCGAAAGGAGACCCGGTGCGGTAGGGTGTGCTCTTCCATCCCACAAGAGGGTGGACGGTCTCTGCGCCCCGGCCACCTCACCGCCTCCTTGAgccaccccgcccccctccccctctctctctcgtccccTTCTTTGTGTGGTGGTTGCACTCGTATTCGTGTTGAGGGATgcacggcgacgctgcgcgcttgtgttggtgcgcctgcgcctgcgcgcgtgttttGCTTTTCAttcacctcccccccccctccccggtGTCTTTTCATGGACCTCCCCGTCGCCACTCTTCTTCGCCGCTGACTTCGGTTTTTGCTCGTCTCTGGCGTCTACGCGACGcaagccccctccccctcacccttGTGCCTTACAAACTCCCACTGACAGCGCTTCCACTTACCAAGCCAGCCCGACCCCAGCGAAGccccctcgccgccgctgctgccgccgaccccctccctcttgcctCGTGTCTCTCCTGCTCCCTTTCTCCTGTCGTGGGCATCAGTAAGCGAGgtcggcgcacacgcgcatgcgtggGCGAGCCAGAGATCAAGTGATGCCGGGATATACcatgcgtgtctgtgtgggtgtgggtgtatgtgtgtgtgggggtgtgtgtgtgtctgtgagtgtgtgtgggtgggtgggtgggtgtgggtgtgggtgtgggtgtgggtgtgggtgggtgggtgtgggtgtgggtgtgtgtgtgtgggtgggtgtgggtgtgtgtgtgtgtgtgagtgtgtgtgtgtgtgtgtgtgtgtgtgtgtgtccgtgtgtgtgtgtatgtgtgtgtgtgtgtgtgtgtgtgtgtgtgtgtgtgtgtgcgtgtgtgtgtgggtgtgtgtgtgtgtgtgtgtgtgtctgtgtgtgtgggtgtgggtgtgtgtgtgtgtgtgggtgtgggtgtgggtgtgggtgtgagtgtgtgggtgtgtgtgtgtgggtgggtgggtgtgtgtgggtgtgggtgtgtgtgtgtgtgtgtatgtgtgtgggtgtgggtgtgggtgtgtctgtgagtgtgtgtgtgtgtgggtaggtgggtgtgtgtggtgtgggtgtgcggaGCTTATCCCGTTGTCGCTATCGCTGTCCccgctgttgttgctgaATGGCCTGGTGCCGGTtagcctccccccccccctccccctccccctccccctccatgtTCTTGTAGCGCGCGCAGTACTAAGACGTTCACTGACACCATAGTGAATAACAATGTCATGTAAAGAGCGCGCttgagggagggaggaagacagcgacgtgtccgtgtgtgtgtgtgtgtgggtgggtggcagcggagaccacatacatgcacacacatattTATCTATCCCTATATCGAACCTTCTAGCTGTCTATCTATCTGGGTGACTATATGCATATACCTGCCGCTTCAACAAAGGCGGCGACACTGGCACGCCCGTGCTCATGTGCGTCTGAATAATATCGATAAGAGCAGTTTAGGATGAGCAGAGGAAGGACAGGTGGAGGCTTGGCGTGTGtccgtgtttgtgtgtgtgtgtgtgggtgtgtgggtgggtgggtgtgggtgggtgtgggtgtgtgtcgCTCTGTTGCCCTCTTCTGACCACCTCTCTGTGAACTGTAATGAAGTCCCCCAAcatccccaccccacccctccctcgccgcggaggcgcacgTCTTCTTCGTTCatttatgtgtgtgcgtgcgcgcgcggtcTCGGGGTCTGCCTTCCGCTCGGTGCCAAAATCGCAGCGAAGGCGGCAAagacggggaggaggaggaagaagcagGGCGGGTCGCAGGGCAGGGGGCGGCTCTCGCTCGTGATCGTTTCCGAGTCGTCGGAATGATGCCGGTGCACTTTTCCATATCTCCGTTTCTGTTATTTGCCGCATACCAAGCGTACAACCGCAGTCAGCGCCACTGTGACGGCACCCCTCGCCTCtccgctcctccccctccctctccggcCATCCCACGATCTCACCACCCCCACGAACGCGAATCACGGTCGCGAAGGTGAAGGAGATGGGGGAGGGTGTGGTGCACCGAAACGAAGCCGTAccgcgagagcgagagagcggcgcATCGTGTGCAagcgatggaggaggaggagagacaaTACGCGAAGAACGTCATCGACAGAAACACATGAACGACTTTGGAgatctctctgtctgtgtgtgtgcgtgtacacAGCATGTGCATGATGGCGGGAGCCTGTCAAGAAGCAAGAAGTAAGAGGGAACACACAACAGTGCACCGGTGCGCCTTCCGCCTCCCTCAAACAACCACTTGGCCACTCGCCTGCCGACTTGAATTCTGCGAAGGAAAGTGCGGGAAGGCCGTCATCCGAGggccccaccccgcccctccctcgtcgATTGTCCTGTGAGCGAGGTGCCTCTCTCACCGCGCTTGCGTCCGTCCAGGTTCGATGGGCGTCgagaggcacgcacagcTAGTGAGCACGCACAACACGGAAACCAAACGGCCATGCGCGTCACAACGACGAAAGCAAAATAACGCAGAGCAGTGACGTGGACG from Leishmania major strain Friedlin complete genome, chromosome 12 encodes:
- a CDS encoding putative ornithine decarboxylase yields the protein MGDHDVALCQVSHYNHANYWDFVPLPTVTDDTGCESLRHNSDSERIRMAPPPSASKAGAAEERLPPCERRLLDQYHIHLQPANRNPLSRADSAAGRKEAAETPAQVQMMACVAAADSTADQHAPVAATQDLVDLFFLEGSQAVDGLCFSPYPIYGWRTAEERRAAVCEVFKAYNVVTRLPASPAALAAAQRRDSRHQHSAIAPINKSVIETREQYWRRLSNLYIQKGVKDAAAAADAATTTATNGAVPAAPAYEPEDPFYIIDLGRVVEQMARWRHELPMVRPYFAVKSNPQPAVLEVLSALGAGFDCASKEEIHMVLGRHLVASPDDIIFANPCKQLGDLCEAQACGVTYVTVDNPLEMEKIGRLMPSAHVIIRIKTNDSKAQCCFSTKFGAPLEDVDGLLKVARQLNVAVCGVSFHVGSGNDDQSAYLSAVRDAYHVFQQAAQYGFKCTLLDIGGGFPGTEVVQGSGNTSFEIIARTIRPVLAELFGGGDVTIISEPGRYFTAASHALLMNVFASRTLRLSDVEVSRQAFQSVVSMDEPEEYQYYVNDGLYHSFNCILYDHAHPTLLLLNDGDGADGVKSGTAAAAVCSEEEGGMSLSGPLVNDPLFVSAWDRRRSFARRPLRMTTIFGPTCDSMDCILKKQPFPEMKLGDWLLVPDMGSYTTAAAGFFNGFATRRREWVSSVNLCARPKPVYTREGNTLRCMSE